From the genome of Streptomyces sp. NBC_01260, one region includes:
- a CDS encoding histidine phosphatase family protein encodes MAPRILLARHGQTEWSVNGNHTGRTDIPLLDAGRAGAKLLGERLHRGPWADLPGLEVRTSPLVRAAETCELAGFGGRAERWDALMEWDYGAYEGMTPAGIKAIRPDWFIWRDGVPEGETLAELSARADEIVEWARSADRDVLVFAHGHILRALGARWLGEDVSFAARIRLDPTSLSVLGWAYGAPALERWNDTGHLER; translated from the coding sequence ATGGCACCGCGAATCCTGCTTGCCCGGCACGGCCAGACGGAATGGTCCGTCAACGGCAATCACACCGGCAGGACGGACATTCCGCTGCTCGACGCCGGGCGCGCGGGCGCCAAGCTGCTCGGCGAGCGGCTGCACCGGGGGCCATGGGCGGACCTGCCCGGTCTGGAGGTCCGCACCAGCCCGCTCGTACGAGCCGCCGAGACGTGCGAGCTCGCGGGGTTCGGCGGGCGGGCCGAGCGGTGGGACGCGCTGATGGAGTGGGACTACGGGGCGTACGAGGGGATGACCCCGGCCGGGATCAAGGCGATCCGCCCGGACTGGTTCATCTGGCGCGACGGGGTACCGGAGGGGGAGACCCTGGCCGAGCTGTCGGCCCGTGCCGACGAGATCGTCGAGTGGGCCCGCTCGGCCGACCGCGACGTGCTGGTCTTCGCCCACGGCCACATCCTGCGGGCGCTGGGGGCGCGGTGGCTGGGCGAGGACGTGTCGTTCGCGGCGCGCATCCGGCTGGATCCGACGTCGCTGTCGGTGCTGGGGTGGGCGTACGGGGCCCCGGCGCTGGAACGCTGGAACGACACGGGGCACCTGGAGCGGTAG
- a CDS encoding M6 family metalloprotease domain-containing protein, translating into MPRQHGPGGVVRPSPRAVTAGLVSLLAVAATSLVAGPVAAATGAADACALPRTQAHHSLGLDEWNSAYPRPDHPLDAVMVFLSFPDARPVTTPAELTSDYFPATTRFFQRASYGKFTLRPHPQRQWIQMPKSSVWYGIKRDWANDRRSAYLHDAIDAADPEVDFSKYDIVYLVADPDAPGVDSDATKVVNFDQPLHADGTDIRRVVTVFEQHPPDHNVLAHETGHVFDLPDLYHRPADGKGDWDTYVGDWDVMGSQFGLAPDLFGWHKWKLGWLDDRQVTCIQSDRVVTLESMAAVPVRGASIGTRLAVIRTGEGSAVAIEARSATGNDRSTCSEGVLLYRIRNEAPSGGGPVDVIDTHPGTDACWDRSVYPPLADAPLQVGETFSVPGGHTTVEVADRTPSGAWTVRIATGT; encoded by the coding sequence GTGCCGCGTCAGCACGGACCCGGAGGGGTGGTGAGACCGAGTCCGCGCGCCGTGACGGCCGGGCTGGTCTCTCTCCTGGCGGTCGCCGCCACCTCGCTCGTCGCGGGACCCGTCGCGGCCGCCACCGGTGCGGCCGACGCCTGTGCGCTGCCCCGGACCCAGGCCCACCACTCGCTGGGCCTGGACGAGTGGAACAGCGCCTACCCCCGCCCCGACCATCCGCTCGACGCGGTCATGGTCTTCCTCTCGTTCCCGGACGCCCGGCCCGTCACCACCCCCGCCGAGCTCACCTCCGACTACTTCCCCGCCACCACCCGGTTCTTCCAGCGCGCCTCGTACGGAAAGTTCACCCTGCGCCCGCACCCGCAGCGGCAGTGGATCCAGATGCCCAAGTCGTCGGTCTGGTACGGCATAAAGCGTGACTGGGCCAATGACCGGCGCAGCGCCTATCTGCACGACGCGATCGACGCGGCCGACCCCGAGGTGGACTTCTCGAAGTACGACATCGTCTACCTCGTCGCCGATCCGGACGCCCCGGGCGTCGACTCGGACGCCACCAAGGTCGTCAACTTCGACCAGCCGCTGCACGCCGACGGTACGGACATCAGGCGCGTCGTCACCGTTTTCGAACAGCACCCGCCGGACCACAACGTGCTGGCCCACGAGACCGGACACGTCTTCGACCTGCCCGACCTCTACCACCGGCCCGCGGACGGCAAGGGCGACTGGGACACCTACGTGGGCGACTGGGACGTGATGGGCAGCCAGTTCGGACTCGCGCCCGACCTCTTCGGCTGGCACAAGTGGAAGCTGGGCTGGCTGGACGACCGGCAGGTGACCTGCATCCAGAGCGACCGGGTCGTCACCCTGGAGTCGATGGCGGCCGTGCCGGTGCGCGGCGCGTCCATCGGGACCCGGCTCGCGGTGATCAGGACGGGCGAGGGCAGCGCCGTGGCGATCGAGGCCCGCAGCGCCACCGGCAACGACCGGTCGACCTGCAGCGAGGGCGTGCTGCTCTACCGGATCCGTAACGAGGCCCCGTCGGGCGGCGGGCCGGTCGACGTCATCGACACCCACCCCGGCACCGACGCCTGCTGGGACCGGTCGGTCTATCCGCCGCTCGCGGACGCCCCGCTGCAGGTCGGTGAGACGTTCTCCGTACCCGGCGGACACACCACGGTCGAGGTCGCCGACCGGACCCCCTCGGGTGCCTGGACGGTCCGGATCGCCACCGGGACGTAG
- a CDS encoding bifunctional DNA primase/polymerase, producing MTAWLPDETTLHHGDGPFREADVFAVLREQAGHQTAQVTAAGAAWLAGAAAYPRSALSQWESHPSAPGVLPCGSSFDVVNVPTLFGRRMLEHLWADGPGSGPVATHRGRMLLFASPGTAQRLPSLLDWEEWGGGPASRPGEDRPEQDESGRKVPPLLCHGIGDAVTVPPLTCGPNASGPRWVVAPDTRSPWLPGPDVLLWACVRVARSVPSSGPRISIFPPADQGAKVYDVSRRR from the coding sequence ATGACCGCATGGCTGCCAGACGAAACGACCCTGCATCACGGCGACGGCCCCTTCCGGGAAGCCGACGTCTTCGCCGTCCTGCGCGAGCAGGCCGGTCACCAGACGGCTCAGGTGACCGCGGCCGGCGCCGCCTGGCTGGCCGGCGCCGCGGCGTATCCGCGCAGCGCCCTGAGCCAGTGGGAGTCGCACCCGTCCGCTCCCGGAGTCCTGCCGTGCGGTTCGTCCTTCGACGTGGTGAACGTGCCCACGCTCTTCGGACGCCGGATGCTCGAACACCTCTGGGCGGACGGTCCGGGCTCCGGACCGGTCGCCACGCACCGCGGCCGGATGCTGCTGTTCGCCTCCCCCGGGACCGCCCAGCGACTGCCCTCGCTGCTGGACTGGGAGGAGTGGGGCGGGGGTCCCGCGTCCCGGCCCGGAGAGGACCGGCCGGAGCAGGACGAGAGCGGCCGGAAGGTGCCCCCGCTGCTCTGCCACGGCATCGGCGACGCAGTGACAGTGCCACCCCTGACCTGCGGACCGAACGCCTCGGGACCCCGCTGGGTGGTCGCCCCCGACACCCGCAGCCCCTGGCTGCCGGGGCCCGACGTACTGCTCTGGGCATGTGTGCGGGTGGCCCGGTCGGTGCCCTCGTCGGGGCCTCGTATTTCGATTTTTCCTCCCGCCGATCAGGGTGCTAAGGTCTACGACGTCAGCAGGCGCCGCTAG
- a CDS encoding phosphatase PAP2 family protein, with the protein MPHATAAPAPRPRPRWWTELPLLALVYAAYSGGRLLVRGDVSTAVDHGLRILHLEQSLRINFEHPLNRLLTAHSSIGIPADFAYASLHYLITPAVLIWMFRRHSEAYRRARTWLMTSTMLGLIGFTLMPTCPPRLLAAGHGFVDTMAQYSSYGWWGTEASAPRGMGGMTNQYAAMPSLHVGWALWCGILIWRHGRHPLIRAAGVAYPLITVFVVMGTANHYFLDAVAGAAVMGIGALVARPVTRLANRVGDAVLTRFARVGAVTESPDVSAGCKTSAGERIPGQRTSSADPTDAAAPAGPPAPADVPASAGRAAGGDAAAAAR; encoded by the coding sequence ATGCCGCATGCCACCGCCGCGCCCGCGCCGCGCCCCCGGCCCCGCTGGTGGACCGAGCTGCCGCTGCTCGCCCTGGTGTACGCGGCGTACTCGGGCGGGAGACTGCTGGTACGCGGCGACGTGTCGACGGCCGTCGACCACGGACTGCGCATACTGCACCTGGAACAGTCGCTCCGCATCAACTTCGAGCACCCCCTCAACCGGCTGCTGACCGCGCACTCCTCGATAGGGATACCCGCCGACTTCGCGTACGCGTCGCTGCACTACCTGATAACCCCGGCCGTCCTCATATGGATGTTCCGAAGGCACTCGGAGGCCTACCGCAGGGCCCGCACCTGGCTGATGACCTCCACCATGCTCGGCCTGATCGGCTTCACGCTGATGCCGACCTGCCCACCGCGGCTGCTGGCCGCCGGACACGGCTTCGTCGACACGATGGCGCAGTACAGCTCGTACGGCTGGTGGGGCACCGAGGCGAGCGCCCCGCGCGGCATGGGCGGCATGACCAACCAGTACGCGGCGATGCCGAGCCTGCACGTCGGCTGGGCGCTGTGGTGCGGGATTCTCATATGGCGCCACGGGCGGCACCCGCTCATACGCGCGGCCGGTGTCGCGTACCCCCTGATCACCGTCTTCGTGGTGATGGGTACCGCCAACCACTACTTCCTCGACGCCGTCGCCGGCGCCGCCGTGATGGGGATCGGCGCCCTGGTGGCCCGGCCCGTGACGCGGCTCGCCAACCGGGTCGGCGACGCGGTCCTGACCCGATTCGCACGGGTGGGCGCGGTCACGGAGTCCCCGGATGTCAGTGCCGGATGCAAGACTTCCGCGGGTGAGCGAATCCCCGGCCAGCGGACCTCCTCCGCAGATCCCACCGATGCCGCGGCACCGGCCGGTCCACCTGCCCCGGCCGACGTCCCCGCCTCCGCGGGAAGAGCCGCGGGCGGTGACGCTGCGGCAGCGGCTCGCTGA
- a CDS encoding response regulator transcription factor gives MPSVLVVEDDQFVRSALIRHLTEASHTVRSVGTALEALREVAHFRFDVVILDLGLPDLDGSEALKMLRGITDVPVIIATARDDESEIVRLLNDGADDYLTKPFSVEHLSARMAAVLRRSRAAEGRAASPRVIRVGGLSIDPLRRRAELDGADLDLTRREFDLLTFLAGRPGVVVPRKELLAEVWQQSYGDDQTIDVHLSWLRRKLGETAARPRYLHTLRGVGVKLQPPVTPPAPERPA, from the coding sequence ATGCCAAGTGTGCTCGTGGTCGAGGACGACCAGTTCGTACGTTCCGCCCTCATCCGGCACCTGACCGAGGCCTCCCACACGGTACGGAGTGTCGGCACCGCGCTCGAAGCGCTGCGCGAGGTCGCCCACTTCCGGTTCGACGTGGTCATCCTCGACCTCGGACTGCCCGATCTCGACGGGTCGGAGGCGCTGAAGATGCTGCGCGGCATCACCGACGTGCCCGTCATCATCGCGACGGCCCGCGACGACGAGAGCGAGATCGTCCGGCTGCTCAACGACGGCGCGGACGACTACCTGACCAAGCCGTTCTCCGTGGAGCACCTCTCCGCGCGGATGGCCGCCGTACTGCGCCGCTCGCGGGCCGCGGAGGGACGGGCGGCCTCCCCGCGCGTCATCCGGGTCGGGGGGCTCTCCATAGACCCGCTGCGGCGCCGGGCCGAACTCGACGGCGCGGACCTCGACCTCACCCGGCGGGAGTTCGACCTGCTGACCTTCCTGGCCGGCCGGCCAGGCGTCGTCGTCCCGCGCAAGGAACTCCTCGCCGAGGTCTGGCAGCAGTCGTACGGGGACGACCAGACCATCGACGTCCATCTCTCCTGGCTCCGCCGGAAACTGGGCGAAACGGCCGCCCGGCCCCGCTATCTGCACACCCTGCGCGGCGTCGGCGTGAAACTGCAGCCGCCCGTCACGCCCCCGGCACCGGAGCGGCCCGCATGA
- a CDS encoding AAA domain-containing protein, whose translation MSDGFDPGAAAGRATAQILDDTLNGTARGIVVDSPPGAGKSTLVVRAALELAAAGRPLMVVAQTNAQVDDLVVRLAEKDPGLPVGRLHSSDSDPYDKVLDGLANVRKSAKAADLAGLDIVISTAAKWAHVKNVEPWGHAIVDEAYQMRSDALLAVAGLFERALFVGDPGQLDPFSIVGADQWAGLSYDPSASAVSTLLAHNPQLPQRRLPVSWRLPASAAQLVSDAFYPYTPFRSGTDHGDRLLSFGVGSDGSAADRVLDEAAESGWGLLELPARHTPRTDPEAVRAVATVVRRLLDRGGAATSERSPDPAPVTADRVAVGTAHRDQAAAVRAALAELGVTGVAVDTANRLQGREFDVTVVLHPLSGRPDATAFHLETGRLCVLASRHRHACVVVCRAGVAELLDEHPSTEPVQLGVTVKFPDGWEANHRVLAHLAEHRVSWGR comes from the coding sequence GTGAGCGACGGATTCGACCCGGGGGCGGCGGCGGGCCGGGCCACCGCCCAGATCCTGGACGACACGCTGAACGGCACGGCCCGCGGCATCGTGGTGGACTCCCCGCCCGGCGCGGGCAAGTCGACCCTGGTGGTCCGCGCCGCGCTGGAACTCGCCGCGGCCGGGCGCCCGCTGATGGTCGTCGCTCAGACCAACGCCCAGGTCGACGACCTGGTGGTGCGGCTGGCCGAGAAGGACCCGGGGCTGCCGGTCGGCCGGCTGCACAGCAGTGACTCCGACCCGTACGACAAGGTGCTGGACGGGCTGGCCAACGTACGGAAGTCGGCGAAGGCGGCGGATCTGGCAGGGCTGGACATCGTCATCTCGACGGCGGCCAAGTGGGCCCATGTGAAGAACGTCGAGCCGTGGGGGCACGCGATCGTCGACGAGGCGTACCAGATGCGCTCGGACGCGCTGCTGGCCGTCGCCGGACTCTTCGAACGGGCCCTGTTCGTGGGCGATCCGGGCCAGCTGGACCCGTTCTCGATCGTGGGTGCGGACCAGTGGGCGGGGCTGAGTTACGACCCGTCGGCGAGCGCGGTCTCCACCCTGCTGGCGCACAACCCGCAGCTGCCGCAGCGCCGGCTGCCGGTCTCCTGGCGGCTGCCCGCGTCGGCCGCGCAGCTCGTCTCGGACGCGTTCTACCCGTACACCCCGTTCCGCAGCGGTACGGACCACGGGGACCGGCTGCTGTCGTTCGGCGTCGGGTCGGACGGCTCGGCGGCGGACCGGGTGCTGGACGAGGCCGCGGAGTCCGGCTGGGGCCTGCTGGAGCTTCCGGCCCGGCACACCCCGCGCACGGATCCCGAGGCGGTCCGGGCGGTGGCCACCGTGGTGCGCCGGCTCCTGGACCGGGGCGGCGCGGCCACCAGTGAGCGTTCTCCGGACCCGGCTCCGGTGACGGCGGACCGGGTCGCGGTCGGCACGGCCCACCGCGACCAGGCGGCGGCGGTGCGGGCGGCGCTCGCGGAGCTGGGGGTGACGGGCGTGGCGGTGGACACCGCGAACCGGCTCCAGGGCCGCGAGTTCGATGTGACGGTGGTCCTGCACCCGCTGTCCGGCAGGCCGGACGCCACCGCGTTCCACCTGGAGACGGGCCGGCTGTGCGTGCTGGCCTCCCGCCACCGCCACGCCTGCGTCGTGGTCTGCCGCGCGGGCGTCGCGGAGCTGCTGGACGAGCACCCGTCGACGGAGCCGGTCCAGCTGGGCGTCACGGTGAAGTTCCCGGACGGCTGGGAGGCGAACCACCGGGTGCTGGCGCACCTGGCGGAACACCGCGTGAGCTGGGGGCGTTGA
- a CDS encoding putative bifunctional diguanylate cyclase/phosphodiesterase, translating into MAVVDDEGLIVTANEALSALVGIAASALTAQSASDLVDLAADGRTWHAYREVLHGRRSRFRCTRRLKHPDGRSLWAEITVVPLLSAKPDRDGDCGCGAQGAAGGSRPPGQVLLSVADVSDRRELQKRLRHLQMHDPVTRLPNRTLFFERLSAVLEATGYQDDTHPGRGRIGLCYLDLDGFKAVNDTLGHRIGDLLLAAVAARLTDCAEQEGPHPTAAPLVARLGGDEFAILVEESTGTQQLTDLARTVLAALQKPFDLAGQRVSVSASIGVVERPVAGTSATGLMQAADTTLYWAKADGKGRWTVFDPERNAHRMTRQALSSNLRPAVERGEFTIEYQPLVGMADGVVRGVEALVRWNHPQFGMLSPNRFVAIAEEDGSIVQLGRWVLRAACGQARRWQLDHPAEPPLFISVNVAVRQVWDSDLVTDVAEILAETGLDPALLQLELTESAVMGSAGRPLQALQSLSDMGVRIAIDDFGTGYSNLAYLSRLPVSVLKLDGAFVHGFRYEDGTHPSPADETIVEAMVQLAHRLGLTVTAECVETAGQAERLRRIGCDTGQGWLYSRAVAPERIAELLGARALEA; encoded by the coding sequence ATGGCCGTCGTCGACGACGAGGGCCTGATCGTCACCGCGAACGAGGCCCTGTCCGCCCTGGTCGGCATCGCCGCCTCGGCGCTCACCGCACAGTCCGCCTCCGATCTGGTCGACCTCGCGGCGGACGGCCGCACCTGGCACGCGTACCGCGAGGTGCTGCACGGCCGGCGCTCCCGCTTCCGCTGCACCCGCCGGCTCAAGCACCCCGACGGGCGCTCGCTGTGGGCCGAGATCACCGTCGTACCGTTACTCTCGGCCAAGCCGGACCGCGACGGCGACTGCGGCTGCGGCGCACAGGGCGCGGCCGGCGGAAGCCGCCCGCCCGGCCAGGTGCTGCTCTCCGTCGCGGACGTCAGCGACCGGCGCGAGCTGCAGAAACGGCTGCGCCATCTCCAGATGCACGACCCGGTGACCCGGCTGCCCAACCGCACCCTGTTCTTCGAGCGGCTCTCGGCCGTCCTGGAGGCCACTGGGTACCAGGACGACACCCATCCCGGACGCGGCCGGATCGGGCTCTGCTACCTCGATCTGGACGGCTTCAAGGCCGTCAACGACACCCTGGGCCACCGGATCGGCGACCTCCTGCTCGCCGCCGTCGCCGCCAGGCTCACCGACTGCGCCGAGCAGGAGGGCCCCCACCCCACCGCCGCCCCTCTGGTGGCGCGCCTCGGCGGGGACGAGTTCGCGATCCTGGTCGAGGAATCCACCGGTACGCAGCAGCTGACCGACCTCGCCCGCACCGTGCTCGCCGCGCTCCAGAAGCCCTTCGACCTGGCCGGCCAGCGGGTCTCCGTCTCCGCGTCGATCGGAGTGGTGGAGCGGCCCGTGGCGGGCACCTCGGCCACGGGTCTGATGCAGGCCGCCGATACGACGCTGTACTGGGCGAAGGCCGACGGCAAGGGCCGCTGGACCGTCTTCGACCCGGAGCGCAACGCCCACCGGATGACCCGCCAGGCCCTCTCGTCCAACCTCCGGCCGGCCGTCGAACGCGGTGAGTTCACCATCGAGTACCAGCCGCTGGTCGGCATGGCCGACGGGGTCGTGCGCGGGGTGGAGGCGCTGGTCCGCTGGAACCACCCGCAGTTCGGCATGCTCTCGCCGAATCGGTTCGTCGCGATCGCCGAGGAGGACGGCTCGATCGTGCAGCTCGGCCGCTGGGTGCTCCGGGCGGCGTGCGGCCAGGCCCGGCGCTGGCAGCTCGACCACCCGGCCGAGCCGCCGCTGTTCATCAGCGTCAATGTCGCGGTCCGCCAGGTCTGGGACTCCGACCTGGTCACCGATGTGGCGGAGATCCTCGCGGAGACCGGGCTGGACCCGGCGCTGTTGCAGCTGGAACTGACCGAGTCCGCGGTGATGGGTTCGGCGGGGCGCCCGCTCCAGGCCCTCCAGTCGCTCAGCGACATGGGCGTCCGGATCGCCATCGACGACTTCGGGACCGGCTACTCCAACCTCGCCTACCTGAGCCGCCTGCCGGTCTCCGTACTGAAGCTGGACGGCGCCTTCGTGCACGGATTCCGCTACGAGGACGGCACGCACCCCAGCCCCGCCGACGAGACGATCGTCGAGGCCATGGTCCAGCTGGCGCACCGGCTGGGCCTGACCGTCACCGCGGAGTGCGTGGAGACGGCCGGCCAGGCGGAGCGGCTGCGCCGGATCGGCTGCGACACCGGGCAGGGCTGGCTC
- a CDS encoding tetratricopeptide repeat protein yields MVSTRAVPNLAFRRLRGQRSAGEFAAAVRRSAREIGEQVACDARYIGRVESGEIRCPNYAYERVFLHMFPGANLADLGFSPRESVRGRGTRPADAPSPPTSPLPGSDTDEECDVLRRVFMTSGSTTMAAASLGLGLGGMTASVSLPAQRRVGEAEVHAVEKAVRQIRLLDDRHGGDGLYRRASHPLRAAYALLDSGTATRRSTADRLHSGAGELAISVGWLAHDSGRFEDARSHYAEALATARVAGDHALEAHAFCNASFLARDTGRSRESLRAAEAGLRAAQPLGSPRLMALLSLREAGGRAGLGDRTGCERALGRAHTAFGQGPSAADPEWMSFFREAELEILEAQCWSALGDWSRAARHARRATRLQDPHFTRNMALYRAELTQDLVRAGLAEEAAATGHQVLDLLDQVRSSRIRAMLAGAVAVLRPRGRGSVDITEFLDRHRAAGEKT; encoded by the coding sequence ATGGTGTCGACACGGGCAGTTCCCAACCTCGCCTTCCGGCGGCTGCGCGGACAGCGCTCCGCCGGGGAGTTCGCTGCCGCGGTACGCAGGTCCGCCCGCGAGATCGGCGAGCAGGTCGCGTGCGACGCCCGGTACATCGGACGCGTGGAGTCCGGCGAGATCCGCTGCCCGAACTACGCGTACGAGCGGGTCTTCCTGCACATGTTCCCCGGGGCGAACCTGGCGGACCTGGGCTTCTCACCGCGTGAATCGGTACGCGGCCGGGGGACCCGGCCCGCGGACGCTCCTTCGCCCCCGACTTCCCCGCTGCCCGGCAGCGACACCGACGAGGAGTGCGACGTGCTGCGTCGCGTATTCATGACGAGCGGCTCCACCACGATGGCGGCCGCGTCCCTGGGCCTGGGCCTCGGTGGCATGACCGCCTCCGTGTCCCTGCCCGCGCAGCGCCGGGTCGGCGAGGCGGAGGTGCACGCCGTCGAGAAGGCGGTGCGGCAGATCCGTCTGCTGGACGACCGGCACGGGGGTGACGGCCTGTACCGGCGGGCCTCGCATCCGCTGCGGGCGGCCTACGCGCTGCTCGACTCCGGGACCGCGACCCGGCGTTCCACGGCGGACCGGCTGCACAGCGGGGCCGGTGAGCTGGCCATCTCGGTGGGCTGGCTGGCCCACGACTCGGGCCGGTTCGAGGACGCCCGCTCGCACTACGCGGAGGCGCTGGCCACGGCGCGGGTGGCCGGGGACCACGCGCTGGAGGCGCACGCGTTCTGCAACGCGTCGTTCCTGGCCCGGGACACCGGGCGCTCGCGCGAGTCCCTGCGCGCCGCGGAGGCGGGCCTGCGGGCCGCGCAACCGCTGGGCTCACCGCGGCTGATGGCGCTGCTCTCGCTGCGGGAGGCGGGGGGCCGGGCGGGGCTCGGGGACCGTACCGGCTGCGAACGGGCGCTCGGCCGGGCGCACACCGCGTTCGGGCAGGGGCCGTCAGCGGCGGACCCGGAGTGGATGAGCTTCTTCCGGGAGGCGGAGCTGGAGATCCTGGAGGCGCAGTGCTGGTCGGCGCTGGGCGACTGGTCGCGTGCGGCACGGCACGCACGGCGCGCGACGCGGCTGCAGGATCCGCACTTCACCCGGAACATGGCGCTGTACCGGGCCGAGCTGACCCAGGACCTGGTCCGGGCGGGCCTCGCGGAGGAGGCGGCGGCCACCGGTCACCAGGTGCTGGACCTGCTGGACCAGGTCCGCTCCTCGCGGATCAGGGCGATGCTGGCGGGAGCGGTGGCGGTCCTGCGGCCGCGGGGCCGGGGTTCGGTCGACATCACGGAGTTCCTCGACCGCCACCGCGCGGCGGGCGAGAAGACGTAG
- a CDS encoding spermidine synthase, with the protein MARRGAAGGAGDRKQRADRRTDRKAARGAERPGGNVSEPVDGGVAELVPDRERRRAWTLTIDGAPQSHVDLDDPTYLSFEYQRRIGHIADLAAPAGQPLHVVHLGGGAFTLARYIAATRPRSTQQIVEVDAALVQLVRRELPLDPQARIRVRATDARAGLGKIQDGWADLVIADVFSGARTPAHLTSTEFLAEVRRVLKPGGTYVANLADGPPLAHLRGQIATAATVFPELALAADPTVFRGRRFGNAVLLASDVTPKVAELTRRVATDPHPGRVEHGRALADFTGGAAAVHDADARPSPPPPASAFD; encoded by the coding sequence GTGGCACGTCGAGGAGCGGCCGGCGGAGCGGGCGACCGCAAGCAGCGCGCGGACCGCAGGACCGACCGCAAGGCGGCACGCGGCGCCGAACGCCCCGGCGGCAACGTCTCCGAGCCGGTGGACGGCGGCGTCGCCGAGCTGGTGCCCGACCGGGAACGCAGGCGCGCCTGGACGCTGACGATCGACGGTGCGCCGCAGTCCCACGTGGACCTCGACGACCCGACGTACCTCTCGTTCGAGTACCAGCGCCGGATCGGCCACATCGCCGATCTGGCCGCGCCCGCCGGGCAGCCGCTGCACGTCGTGCACCTGGGCGGCGGGGCGTTCACGCTCGCCCGCTACATCGCCGCGACCCGCCCCCGCTCCACCCAGCAGATCGTCGAGGTGGACGCGGCCCTCGTCCAGCTGGTCCGCCGGGAACTGCCGCTGGACCCGCAGGCCAGGATCAGGGTCCGCGCCACCGACGCCCGCGCCGGGCTCGGGAAGATCCAGGACGGCTGGGCCGACCTGGTCATCGCCGACGTCTTCAGCGGGGCCCGGACCCCCGCCCACCTGACCAGCACCGAATTCCTCGCCGAGGTGCGCCGCGTCCTGAAGCCCGGCGGGACCTACGTGGCCAACCTCGCCGACGGCCCCCCGCTGGCCCATCTGCGCGGCCAGATCGCCACCGCCGCCACCGTCTTTCCCGAGCTCGCGCTCGCCGCCGACCCGACCGTGTTCCGCGGCCGCCGCTTCGGCAACGCCGTACTGCTCGCCTCGGACGTGACGCCGAAGGTCGCGGAGCTGACCCGCCGGGTGGCGACCGATCCGCACCCGGGGCGCGTCGAACACGGGCGGGCGCTCGCCGACTTCACCGGCGGCGCGGCCGCGGTGCACGACGCCGACGCCCGGCCCTCACCGCCGCCGCCGGCCTCCGCCTTCGACTGA